Proteins encoded within one genomic window of Natrinema amylolyticum:
- a CDS encoding rhomboid family intramembrane serine protease, with the protein MLSLTALLTALVVAALVGSIAVVRRVHRPARRWRDVLRSRFVYGVPWGSLVVIAFVVCVYLFVQDGITNLDDPVTIPYRTWSYFYPLGMAAASFSHASLGHLVGNLAGTVVVAPLAEFAWGHYSDARDPQRADAWHTDPRVRAFAIFPLIVIGIGLVTSLFALGPVIGFSGVVFALAGFAVVHYPIVTIVGTLGVQGVVLRLFYALRDPINVYTAQPSPPSAPSWAGIAIQGHALGLFLGFVLGIALLERRGQRPNPLRLWLAILLFGFSKRLWAIYWFGGENTYVLYQGPGVAVVSVLALVVTLSMTASERPLLPRRLEGLFTRSTGTTPRSDGGGRPSVDRVLELADASYQGGAVTARVDRVREIAAGARTRARDSSSPLGLGRRGTAVLAVVGILAVLAGIAIPANFLVVDEATASSDSAVQVEDYTVEYVEGVQNGLVSGIGIEALESDEGLESSGVIVSSDEREIWLEAVSAQRLSFTGEETVYVGGPGWREAVHVERTGWEPVGNDTVYQVRLDEDGEATELAYESNESRAEARIADRNVTIDSDDGTFVLEVTSTERDAVATTPIPDANETATAGGLTFERQNESVYAAADGTRVAIASEETYDSVG; encoded by the coding sequence ATGCTCTCGCTCACGGCCCTGCTGACGGCCCTCGTCGTCGCAGCGCTGGTGGGGTCGATCGCGGTCGTTCGACGGGTCCATCGGCCGGCTCGGCGCTGGCGCGACGTGCTCCGGTCGCGATTCGTGTACGGCGTCCCGTGGGGGTCGCTCGTCGTCATCGCGTTCGTGGTCTGCGTCTATCTCTTCGTTCAGGACGGCATCACGAACCTCGACGACCCGGTGACGATCCCCTACCGAACTTGGTCGTACTTCTACCCGCTCGGGATGGCCGCGGCGTCGTTCTCCCACGCGAGTTTGGGTCACCTCGTCGGAAACCTGGCCGGAACGGTCGTCGTCGCACCGCTCGCCGAGTTCGCCTGGGGCCACTATTCGGACGCGCGCGATCCGCAGCGGGCCGACGCCTGGCATACCGACCCTCGAGTGCGGGCGTTCGCGATCTTTCCGCTCATCGTCATCGGTATCGGGCTGGTGACGAGCCTGTTCGCGCTCGGTCCCGTAATCGGCTTCTCCGGCGTCGTCTTCGCCCTCGCTGGCTTTGCCGTCGTCCACTACCCGATCGTCACGATCGTCGGCACCCTCGGCGTCCAGGGCGTGGTCCTGCGCCTCTTCTACGCGCTCCGGGATCCGATCAACGTCTACACCGCCCAGCCGAGCCCGCCCTCCGCCCCGTCGTGGGCTGGCATCGCCATTCAGGGCCACGCGCTGGGCCTCTTTCTCGGCTTCGTCCTCGGCATCGCGCTCCTCGAGCGCCGGGGGCAGCGCCCGAATCCGCTGCGGCTCTGGCTCGCGATCCTCCTGTTCGGGTTCTCGAAGCGGCTGTGGGCGATCTACTGGTTCGGCGGCGAGAACACGTACGTCCTCTATCAGGGCCCGGGCGTCGCCGTCGTGTCGGTCCTCGCACTGGTCGTCACGCTATCGATGACCGCCTCGGAGCGGCCGCTCCTCCCCCGCCGACTCGAGGGGCTGTTCACGCGGTCAACGGGGACGACTCCCCGATCGGACGGCGGCGGTCGGCCGTCGGTCGATCGGGTGCTCGAGCTGGCCGATGCCAGTTATCAGGGCGGTGCCGTCACCGCGCGCGTCGACCGCGTCCGCGAGATCGCCGCGGGCGCGCGAACGCGAGCCCGCGACTCGAGTTCGCCGCTCGGCCTCGGTCGCAGAGGGACCGCCGTTCTGGCGGTCGTCGGCATCCTCGCGGTCCTTGCCGGCATCGCCATCCCCGCTAATTTCCTCGTCGTCGACGAGGCCACCGCGTCCTCGGACTCGGCCGTCCAGGTCGAGGACTACACGGTCGAGTACGTCGAGGGCGTCCAGAACGGGCTCGTCAGCGGCATCGGCATCGAGGCCCTCGAGAGCGACGAGGGTCTCGAGTCGAGCGGGGTGATCGTCTCGAGCGACGAGCGGGAGATCTGGCTCGAGGCGGTCAGCGCGCAGCGCCTCTCCTTTACGGGCGAGGAGACGGTTTACGTCGGCGGGCCCGGCTGGCGCGAAGCGGTTCACGTCGAACGCACCGGCTGGGAACCGGTCGGCAACGATACCGTCTATCAGGTCCGACTGGACGAAGACGGCGAGGCGACCGAACTCGCGTACGAATCGAACGAGTCACGGGCCGAAGCGCGAATCGCCGATCGGAACGTGACGATCGACTCCGACGACGGGACGTTCGTCCTCGAAGTGACATCGACCGAGCGCGACGCCGTCGCGACGACGCCGATTCCGGACGCGAACGAGACGGCGACGGCGGGCGGGCTCACCTTCGAACGCCAGAACGAGTCGGTCTACGCGGCCGCCGACGGGACGCGAGTCGCGATCGCGAGCGAGGAGACGTACGATTCGGTCGGCTAA
- a CDS encoding METTL5 family protein: MAGPSRRTLARRLESIADFSDPAADLEQYLTPAELAAHICHLAGLHDDLERPVVDLGTGTGMLAIAASLAGADRVAGIDVDAGALDLARRNERTVLDDYSGDGRALEWLRGDVTRHPFSTTDATVVSNPPFGAQRGNRHADRDFLETAGEIAAVSYTIHNEGSQEFVESYAADAGGDVTHAFRAEFPLAKRFEFHTEAEETLEAEVFRIEWE; the protein is encoded by the coding sequence ATGGCCGGCCCCTCGCGGCGCACGCTCGCCCGCCGCCTCGAATCGATCGCGGACTTTTCGGACCCCGCCGCCGACCTCGAGCAGTATCTGACGCCGGCGGAGCTGGCGGCCCACATCTGTCACCTGGCCGGGTTACACGACGACCTCGAGCGGCCAGTCGTCGATCTGGGCACGGGGACCGGAATGCTCGCGATCGCGGCGTCGCTTGCCGGTGCCGATCGGGTCGCGGGGATCGACGTGGATGCGGGCGCACTCGACCTGGCTCGCCGGAACGAACGGACGGTTCTGGACGATTACAGCGGGGACGGCCGCGCTCTCGAGTGGCTCCGCGGGGACGTCACTCGACATCCGTTTTCGACGACCGACGCGACCGTGGTCTCGAATCCCCCGTTCGGCGCGCAGCGCGGGAATCGACACGCGGATCGAGACTTCCTCGAGACGGCCGGCGAGATCGCGGCCGTCTCCTATACGATCCACAACGAGGGAAGTCAGGAGTTCGTCGAGTCGTACGCCGCGGACGCGGGTGGCGACGTGACGCACGCGTTCCGGGCCGAGTTTCCGCTCGCGAAGCGATTCGAGTTTCACACCGAAGCTGAGGAGACGCTCGAGGCCGAGGTCTTCCGAATCGAGTGGGAGTAA
- a CDS encoding zf-TFIIB domain-containing protein, with protein MEQCPRCGGAVEELALGEVSTVACPHCGFADVPVEHQPEGEDRESWRDAFNRFYEESADDESGH; from the coding sequence ATGGAGCAGTGTCCACGGTGTGGGGGTGCCGTCGAAGAACTCGCGCTCGGGGAGGTGTCGACGGTCGCGTGTCCTCACTGTGGGTTCGCCGACGTCCCCGTCGAACACCAGCCCGAGGGCGAGGACCGCGAGTCCTGGCGGGACGCGTTCAATCGCTTCTACGAGGAATCGGCCGACGACGAGAGTGGCCACTGA
- the dph2 gene encoding diphthamide biosynthesis enzyme Dph2, with protein MSQESEYTEGDLRNTGMQLKHDREWDYELEQIVKAIEERDAKKVGLQFPEGLKRRGPAVADDLRELSGDDVTFMLSGQPCYGACDLDTYLMKRTDVFVHFGHSPMKNTDKVIYVPLFSNVEVTPIMEESLDTLEPPEETEDVGLVTTAQHMNRYEEMSEFLEERGYEVHSRRGDERLTNEGQVLGCNYASADVPADQVLYVGGGKFHPLGLAMEYPEKHVVIADPVNNVVTLADTEKFMKQRYGAVHRAMDAEKWGVIFCTKIGQGRWEMAQEIIDDNDNAYLITMDEVTPDRLRNFDMDAFVNTGCPRITTDDGPQFHKPMLTPGEYRIAVGDEPLDSLSFDTFHGTW; from the coding sequence ATGAGTCAGGAGTCGGAGTACACCGAGGGGGACCTCCGGAACACCGGAATGCAGCTCAAGCACGACCGCGAGTGGGACTACGAACTCGAGCAGATCGTCAAGGCGATCGAGGAGCGAGACGCGAAGAAGGTCGGCCTGCAGTTCCCGGAGGGACTGAAACGGCGCGGCCCGGCCGTCGCCGACGACCTCCGCGAACTGTCCGGCGACGACGTGACGTTCATGCTCTCGGGTCAGCCGTGTTACGGCGCCTGTGACCTCGATACCTATCTAATGAAACGCACCGACGTGTTCGTCCACTTCGGCCACTCGCCGATGAAGAACACGGACAAGGTGATCTACGTGCCGCTGTTCTCGAACGTCGAGGTCACGCCGATCATGGAGGAGTCCCTCGACACCTTAGAGCCGCCCGAGGAGACCGAAGACGTCGGTCTCGTGACGACCGCTCAGCACATGAACCGCTACGAGGAGATGAGCGAGTTCTTAGAGGAGCGGGGCTACGAGGTCCACAGCCGTCGCGGCGACGAACGGCTGACCAACGAAGGACAGGTGCTGGGCTGTAACTACGCGAGCGCGGACGTACCGGCGGATCAAGTGCTCTACGTCGGCGGCGGCAAATTCCATCCCCTGGGGCTGGCAATGGAGTACCCCGAGAAACACGTCGTCATCGCCGACCCCGTCAACAACGTCGTCACCCTCGCGGACACCGAGAAGTTCATGAAGCAACGGTACGGCGCGGTCCACCGCGCGATGGACGCTGAGAAGTGGGGCGTTATCTTCTGTACCAAGATCGGCCAGGGCCGCTGGGAGATGGCTCAGGAGATCATCGACGACAACGACAACGCCTATCTCATCACGATGGACGAGGTGACGCCGGACCGCCTGCGGAACTTCGACATGGACGCGTTCGTCAACACCGGCTGTCCGCGGATCACGACCGACGACGGCCCGCAGTTCCACAAGCCGATGCTCACCCCCGGAGAGTATCGCATCGCCGTCGGCGACGAACCGCTCGATAGCCTCTCGTTCGACACGTTCCACGGCACCTGGTAG
- a CDS encoding HalX domain-containing protein, translating into MMTGDTNTVLVADEDPAVVTEIRSWLVGDYRIEATTDGDDALAALADVDVVLVGQGLRTAAGTAVAAEVEHRAATGTLCDGERGNTSTVAGETLVKPLAKADLRETVDRLLRRARYDELMAECATLAAKRGTLEARSNADPTSECDAEYAALERRLEAVFSDLDELVASFDRDDFRAAFETCAAGDVTPSERAGELS; encoded by the coding sequence ATGATGACTGGTGATACCAACACCGTCCTCGTCGCGGACGAGGATCCCGCCGTAGTAACGGAGATACGGTCATGGCTCGTGGGAGACTATCGCATCGAGGCGACGACGGACGGCGACGACGCTCTCGCAGCGCTCGCGGACGTCGACGTCGTACTGGTCGGACAGGGCCTCCGGACGGCGGCCGGAACCGCCGTCGCAGCCGAAGTCGAGCACCGAGCCGCGACGGGGACACTTTGCGACGGCGAGCGAGGGAACACCTCCACTGTGGCCGGCGAAACGCTCGTCAAGCCGCTCGCGAAAGCCGACCTCCGCGAGACCGTCGACCGTCTGCTGCGCCGCGCTCGCTACGACGAGTTGATGGCCGAATGCGCGACCCTCGCCGCGAAACGCGGCACGCTCGAGGCCCGCTCGAACGCGGACCCCACCTCCGAGTGCGACGCGGAGTACGCCGCCCTCGAGCGTCGACTCGAGGCGGTATTTTCGGACCTGGACGAGTTGGTGGCGTCGTTCGACCGCGACGACTTCCGGGCCGCGTTCGAGACGTGTGCGGCCGGCGACGTCACCCCGTCCGAGCGAGCCGGCGAACTCTCCTGA
- a CDS encoding DUF7344 domain-containing protein, producing the protein MSNSVQSGSAAATRDELFDALANARRRTVLRLVRDRTPHGIGKEDLAFRLAAVTDDKRLAAVTDDDHQRALVALHHRLVPRLTDAGLLEETDDGLLRTTDHWVFDEPAFETVTSDRETTDADELDAVLEALADDRRRTVLAVLSDQYHLITTETLARDVAAREAETNERDVSRERVDEVLASLVHVHLPVLHDATLVGYDDDADRVSYEGHPVVRAEWIRPADSAPATDAETAAGDAETGRTDVRTLEGRDEVIATGQSLCERADDELFLLFTTTGLLEEGCFRRIEDAVDRGVDVTLGSRDPRVRDLVRERVPEVELWEPRVDWLNLPPEGESVGRLVFADRDAVMIGTLGRPAPGDGEYAETALVGDGPDNGLVVIMRQMLGSRLDELDARETDRRSQFPL; encoded by the coding sequence ATGAGTAACTCAGTCCAGAGCGGATCCGCGGCCGCCACCCGCGACGAACTTTTCGACGCCCTCGCCAACGCCCGCCGACGGACCGTCCTCCGTCTCGTCCGCGACCGAACGCCCCACGGGATCGGGAAAGAGGATCTTGCCTTCCGACTCGCGGCAGTAACCGATGATAAACGCCTCGCCGCGGTCACCGACGACGATCACCAGCGAGCGCTCGTCGCGCTCCACCACCGGCTCGTGCCTCGACTGACGGACGCGGGGCTACTCGAGGAGACCGACGACGGACTGCTCCGGACGACCGATCACTGGGTGTTCGACGAGCCTGCGTTCGAGACTGTCACGTCGGACCGCGAGACGACCGACGCGGACGAACTCGACGCCGTTCTCGAGGCGCTCGCCGACGACCGCCGGCGGACCGTCCTCGCGGTGCTCAGCGATCAGTATCATCTGATTACCACCGAAACGCTCGCCCGCGACGTCGCGGCGCGCGAGGCCGAGACGAACGAGCGCGACGTCTCGAGAGAGCGCGTCGACGAGGTGCTGGCATCGCTCGTTCACGTTCACCTCCCGGTGTTACACGACGCGACGCTCGTGGGCTACGACGACGACGCGGACCGCGTCTCCTACGAGGGCCACCCCGTCGTTCGCGCCGAGTGGATCCGGCCCGCTGACAGTGCGCCGGCGACGGACGCCGAAACGGCCGCGGGCGATGCCGAGACGGGTCGAACGGACGTTCGAACCCTCGAGGGCCGGGACGAGGTCATCGCGACCGGACAGTCCCTCTGTGAGCGAGCCGACGACGAACTCTTCTTGCTGTTCACGACGACCGGACTGCTCGAGGAGGGCTGTTTCCGCCGGATCGAAGATGCGGTCGACCGCGGCGTCGACGTCACCCTCGGGTCGCGAGATCCGCGCGTCCGTGACCTCGTCCGCGAGCGCGTACCCGAAGTCGAACTCTGGGAGCCCCGCGTGGACTGGCTCAACCTGCCGCCGGAGGGCGAGTCGGTCGGCCGGCTGGTATTCGCAGACCGCGACGCGGTCATGATCGGTACGCTCGGACGGCCGGCCCCGGGCGACGGCGAGTACGCCGAAACGGCACTCGTTGGCGACGGCCCGGACAACGGCCTCGTCGTCATCATGCGCCAGATGCTCGGCTCGCGACTCGACGAACTCGACGCGCGCGAGACGGACCGGCGCTCGCAGTTCCCGCTCTAG
- a CDS encoding DUF7139 domain-containing protein, which translates to MAAEQAADGYLFDLYRRYIGEPEDRTDVYVGFGLFLGGIGLAIIGLVLFLWGSTFEARSGTYFAWVGPAYALAMMALPAMMLGIVVLLPSERRMLYASVAGVAITVGAVVGFLFAYPNDWNGYGADYTVQVVAVYALGLAGITASTGAALIAHYLDMAQQAEVVATEDDEDDDENELTDEEIQRDIDDAMDGVELSWGGVEQTEHKRLNFSSDDLEEVSIDSDAGTTTTRSSGVDAQVAGLQGLKGGETKETTSSSTVDDQTAKLKELREQQRVEELATADDDGGAVDTVTKPFSGLLERLRKLVKRN; encoded by the coding sequence ATGGCAGCGGAACAGGCCGCAGACGGCTATCTCTTCGACCTCTACCGTCGATACATCGGTGAACCGGAGGATCGGACCGACGTCTACGTGGGATTCGGTCTGTTTCTCGGCGGAATCGGGCTGGCGATTATCGGCCTCGTGCTCTTCCTCTGGGGCAGCACGTTCGAGGCGCGATCCGGGACGTACTTCGCGTGGGTCGGTCCCGCGTACGCGCTCGCGATGATGGCACTTCCCGCGATGATGCTCGGAATCGTCGTGCTCCTGCCCTCGGAGCGCCGGATGCTGTACGCGTCGGTCGCCGGCGTCGCCATCACCGTCGGCGCGGTCGTCGGCTTTCTCTTCGCCTATCCCAACGACTGGAACGGCTACGGCGCGGATTACACCGTTCAGGTCGTCGCGGTCTACGCCCTCGGGCTCGCCGGCATCACCGCCTCGACGGGCGCGGCACTGATCGCTCACTACCTCGATATGGCACAGCAGGCCGAGGTCGTCGCGACCGAAGACGACGAGGACGACGACGAGAACGAACTCACTGACGAAGAGATCCAGCGGGATATCGACGACGCGATGGACGGCGTCGAACTCTCGTGGGGCGGCGTCGAACAGACCGAACACAAACGGCTGAACTTCTCGAGCGACGACCTCGAGGAGGTCAGTATCGACTCCGACGCCGGTACCACGACCACCCGATCGTCGGGCGTCGACGCACAGGTCGCCGGCCTCCAGGGACTGAAAGGTGGCGAGACGAAAGAAACCACCTCGAGTTCGACGGTCGACGACCAGACGGCGAAACTGAAGGAACTGCGCGAGCAACAGCGCGTCGAGGAACTGGCGACGGCCGACGACGACGGCGGTGCCGTCGACACCGTGACGAAACCGTTCTCCGGACTGCTCGAGCGCTTGCGGAAGCTGGTAAAACGGAATTAA